Proteins encoded in a region of the Cinclus cinclus chromosome 19, bCinCin1.1, whole genome shotgun sequence genome:
- the FBXW2 gene encoding F-box/WD repeat-containing protein 2 isoform X2, with amino-acid sequence MEKKDFEAWLDNISIAFLSLTDLQKNETLDHLISLSGAVQLRHLSNNLEILLKRDFLKLLPLELSFYLLKWLDPQTLLTCCLVSKQWNKVISACTEVWQTACKNLGWQIDDSVQDPLHWKKVYLKAILRMKQLKDHEAFETSSLIGHSARVYALYYKDGLLCTGSDDLSAKLWDVSTGQCIYGIQTHTCAAVKFDEQKLVTGSFDNTVACWEWSSGAKTQHFRGHTGAVFSVDYNDELDILVSGSADFTVKVWALSTGTCLNTLTGHTEWVTKVVLQKCKVKSLMHSPGDYILLSADKYEIKIWPIGREINCKCLRTLSVSEDRSISLQPRLHFDGLSNLQTSQMCPCWALERYLLYCLTTDTCI; translated from the exons ATGGAGAAAAAGGACTTTGAAGCATGGCTTGATAACATTTCTattgcatttctttctctgacggacttgcagaaaaatgaaactcTGGATCACCTGATTAGCTTGAGTGGAGCAGTCCAGCTCAGGCACCTCTCCAATAATCTAGAGATTCTCCTCAAGAGGGACTTCCTCAAACTTCTTCCATTGGAACTTAGTTTTTATCTGTTAAAATGGCTTGATCCGCAGACCTTACTCACATGTTGCCTCGTCTCTAAGCAGTGGAACAAGGTTATAAGTGCCTGTACAGAGGTGTGGCAGACTGCATGTAAGAATTTGGGTTGGCAGATAGATGACTCTGTTCAGGATCCTCTACACTGGAAGAAGGTTTACCTAAAAGCTATTTTAAGGATGAAGCAACTGAAGGACCACGAAGCTTTTGAGACATCCTCTTTAATTGGACACAGTGCCAGAGTATATGCACTTTACTATAAAGATGGACTTCTGTGTACAG GATCAGATGACTTGTCTGCAAAACTGTGGGATGTAAGCACAGGTCAGTGCATATATGGTATCCAGACACACACTTGTGCTGCAGTGAAGTTTGATGAACAAAAGCTTGTAACAGGATCTTTTGATAACACAGTAGCCTGTTGGGAATGGAGCTCTGGAGCAAAGACACAGCATTTTAGAGGACATACTGGTGCAG TTTTTAGTGTGGATTACAATGATGAACTTGATATTCTGGTCAGTGGCTCTGCAGACTTCACTGTGAAAGTATGGGCCTTATCAACAGGAACATGCCTGAATACCCTTACTGGACACACAGAATGGGTCACTAAG GTTGTTTTGCAGAAGTGCAAAGTTAAATCTCTTATGCATAGTCCCGGGGATTATATTCTCCTAAGTGCAGATAAGTATGAAATCAAG ATTTGGCCTATTGGAAGGGAAATAAACTGCAAGTGCTTAAGAACACTGTCTGTTTCTGAAGACCGCAGCATCTCCCTACAGCCCAGACTGCACTTTGATG